Within the Myxococcaceae bacterium JPH2 genome, the region GCGCGCCGCCCGCCGGCTCCTGGATGACCTCGTCGATGACCTTCAGCTCCAGCAGGTCCTTCGCCGTCAGCTTCAGCGCGTCCGCGGCCTTGGAGGCCTTGCTCGCGTCGCGGAAGAGGATGGAGGCGCAGCCCTCGGGGCTGATGACGGAGTAGATGCTGTTCTGCATCATCAGCACGCGGTTGCCCACGCCGATGGCCAGCGCTCCACCCGAGCCACCCTCGCCCAGCACGGTCGAGATGATGGGCACCTTCAGCCGGCTCATCACCTCCAGGTTCACGGCGATGGCCTCGGCCTGGCCGCGCTCCTCCGCGCCGATGCCCGGATAGGCACCCATCGTGTCCACGAAGGTGAAGATGGGCTTCTCGAAGCGCTCCGCCAGCTCCATCAGCCGCAGCGCCTTGCGGTAGCCCTCGGGACGGGGCATGCCGAAGTTGCGCGACATGTTCTCCTTCGTCGTGCGCCCCTTCTGGTGACCGATGACCATGACCGGCTTGCCGTCGAAGCGCGCGAACCCGCCGATGAGCGACGAGTCCTCTCCGAAGCGACGGTCACCGCTCAGCTCGAAGTAGTCGGTGAACAGGTGCTGGACGTAGTCCAGGAAGAACGGCCGCGCGCTGTGGCGGGCCAGCTGCACCACCTGCCAGCGAGACAAGTCACTGAAGATTTCCGTCTGCAGCTTCTTCGCCTTCTTCTCCAGCTTCGAGATCTCCGAAGAGAAGTCCACGGAGCCGCTGGTGGAGAGGGCCTTCAGCTCATCGATCTTCTTCTCGAGTTCGATGAGAGGGCGTTCGAAGTCGAGCGCGTAGCCTGTACCGGTTGCCATGCGCGCGGAACTAGCACCCCCGTCAGGGCCATGACAACGCGCAAGCCGTTACGCACCGCGTAGTTTCCCGCCGGGAAAGCCCCGGGGAAGGTCCAGCCGCCAACGGCCCGCGGCCCCCGGGCGCCCGCTGGATGACGGGACGCGCACGCTTCAAGCGGCCCTCCCGTGCGAGCCCCTTGGCGCTCAGGAGCGGGGTGCCCACCCTGCGCATCGGGAGGCATCGGCGGTGGAAAGACTCTCGAGACACCACTGGGGACTCGTGGGAATCCTCGCGGCGAGCCCGCTCGTCCTCGCCTTCCTGCTGGGCGCCAGCGAGCCCGCGCTCCTGGGGCCCGTCCTGCGCACGACGGTCGGGGGGCTGAGCTGGGTCCTCGCCGAGCTGCTCGGGCTCGTGGGCGGCGCGCTCTTCGCCGTCATCCTCGGGGCGATGCAGCCCGCCGCCGCGCTCCTCCCGCCCGCGCGCCGCGTGGTGGGCACCGTCGTTGGCGCGCTCGCGCCCGTCGCGCTGTGCATTGTCCCGGCCGTGGCGATCCTCCTGGGCGGGCCCACCTGCGCCACGGTCCTGGGGCAGCGGCGCACGGCCTCGGCGTGGGGACCGCTCTCGGCGGTGGCCTCGGAGCTGCTCATCCAGGCGCGGGAGCGGATGCCCCCGGGCCTGCCATCGCTCCCAATGGGCCCTCGCCCCGCGTGGTGAGCGCGAGCCCTAGGAGACGGATCAGGCGGCCTTGATCTTCGCCGCGGGCGCGGACAGCGCGTACCACGCGGTGCGGAAGGCCTTCAGCTCGCGAAGGCCCGCCGGATGACGGCCGAGCGCCGGAGCCATGGTCACCGGCAGGCCAATCTTCTTCTCCATGGCCTTGGCCGCGTTCAGCTCCAGCTTGCGCCGGTTCTCGCACTTGTCGCACGTGGACTTGGGGCCCACGCGGTTGACGAGCACCCGCTCGACCTGGAGTTTGCGCTCCTTGAGGTACTCCACCAGCCGCTCGGTCCGCGACGCAGCCAGGTCCTCGCCACGCGTGACGACCACGAAGCGCGACTCGCTGGGCGACGCCAGGGCGTCCTCGAAGCGCTTGACGTGCTTGAGCATGGCCGCGACGTCCTCGGCCAGCTCCCCGAGCCCCTTGGCCCGGTGCTTGTGGAGAATGCCGTGCAGCGCCCCCAGCCACGACTTGAGGGTGTCCGCCAGCTCCACCACCCGCACCACGCTCACCACCGGCGCCGAGTCCACCACGATGCGCTTGAAGCGCTCCTGCACCAGCGCGTCCGTCAGGCACGAGAGCGCCGCCAGCTCGTCGATGTTCGGCGGCGCGCACTCCAGCAGGTTGCGCAGGTAGAGCAGATCCGCCGGCACGTCATTGCCGGCCTTGGGCGCGCCCTCGAAGGCCTTCTCCGCCTTCTCCTTCACGCGCTTGCGCAAGGCATTGAACCAGCCCGCCATGTCCAGCTCGCGCGCGTACAGGCCCTTGGTGCCCTTCACCTGCGTCTCGGTGTCGGTCAGCCGGCTCTGCAGCACGTCCGACAGCGAGTGCGCGGGGTCCGTGGAGATGAGGAGCACCGGCCCCTCCTTCTCCGTCAGCGTCACGGCGGCGGCGGCGGCGCACGAGCTCTTGCCCACGCCTCCCTGCCCCACGAAGAAGATGAGCCGCGTGGGCGGCAGCGGCGGCGCCGCGATGGGCGGCATGGACGGCGCGCGCACGAGCGCGGGCGGCCCCTCGGCGGCCGAGAACTCCAGCGCCTTGGTCTCCTTGCCCGTCGCCCACACGCCGGCGAACTCCTTCAGCCCATCCAGCCCGCGCGGAGCCACTTCACGCCGGCCCAGCAGGTTCACCGGCACCAGCTTGTCCAGCGCCTGGTACTTGCGCACGTGCGGCGCCTGGAGCCCACGGCGCCCCTGACATGCGGGGCAGCCCACGTGGTCCTCCACCTGGTTGACCAGGATCTCCGTCAGCGGCAGGCCCCGCTCGCGCAGCTGCGTGAAGTACATCCGCGTCTGCGCCTCGGGCACCGGCTCCGCCAGCGCGACCAGGTGGAAGGCGGTGCGGGCCGGATCCTTCACCAGCGCCAGCAGCTTCTCCACCCGCGCGCCCACCTGCTCCAGGAAGCCACCCGCGGCGGCGTCCTTGTCCTTCTTGCCCTTGCCTCCGGAGGCCGTCTGCGCGCGATCCGTGCCCACCTTCACGAGGCCCAGGAACTTGCGAACGTGACCCGGCAGGTCGAGCAGCCGCAGCGTGTGGCTGGTGGGCGCCGTGTCCACGACGATGCGGTCGAACTCCTCCGCCTCCACCAGCTCCAGCACCTGGAAGAAGGCCACCAGTTCCTCCAGCCCCGGCACCGCCTGCTGGTACAGCTTGGCCATCTCCTCGTCGCTCAGGTGCGTGCCCTTGACCGCGGCCTTCTGCAGCGCGGGCAGGTAATCCGCCAGGAAGGGCTTGAGCAGCGCGGGCGGGTTGATCTCCATCCCCCACAGCCCGCCTTCGCCCTTGCCCGCCTGGAGCTTCGTGGGCTTGGCCGGCAACTTCTTCTTCACGAGATCCGAGAGCGACTGCACCGGATCCATCGAGACGACCAGCACCTTCTGCTTGGGCGCGCCTTCGGAGAGCCTCAACGCGTACGCTGCCGCGAGCGTGGTCTTACCCACCCCGCCCTTGCCTCCGAAGAAGTGAAGAACTCGCGCGTCGCTCATTGCGTTGTGGCCTTCCTTGTGCCCCCCCGGCGGCACCCCAGATGCTCACTCCTGGACGGCCGCGAACACTGCGGCGGAGTCGCCCGGTGTGAACCTGTCCGGCCGGGCCCTCCCCAACGGGTGGGAGAGAGGCGGAGGATCCCCCGTCCAGAGGGCAAAAGTCAAGAATTGACGCGGGTTTCGGGCCCGCTCGGCGGGTTGCGACAGGCTTTGCGCCCGCGCTTCAGTGCCCCCCGGGCAACCGCACCAAGGGCGCGGAATCCGGGCCCCTTTTCCTACCCATGAGGTCAGCGGGCGAGCAGGCTGCTGGCGCCGATCGGGCCATCGCCACCCTGCCCTCCCAGCCCCCCGCCTCCGCCACCCGGAGTGGACTGGGCGCGGGCCTCGGCCGCATAGCGATTGAGCTTGTTGTAGAGCGTCTTCTCACTGACGCCGAGCACCTCGGCGGTGCGAGCCTTGTTGTTCCCGTTCCGTTGCAAGCTGCCGAGGATGTACTCGCGCTCCACGGCGTCCAAAGACAGTCCGTAGGGCAGGCGGAAGGTGTGGCGCTCCGGGCTCTTGCCCGCCATGTCGGGAGGCAGGTGCTCGCGGGTGATGAGCTCCCCGTCGCAGAGGATGACCGCGCGCTCCACGGCGTTGCGCAGCTCGCGGATGTTGCCCGGCCAGTCGTAGTTCTTCAGGACCTCCATGGCCTCCGGGTGCATGCCCGTGACGCGCTTGGCCGAGTCCCCGCGGAACTTGTCCACGAAGTGCTGCACGAGGATGGGCACGTCGTCGCGGCGATCCCTCAGCGGCGGCAGGTGGATCTGAAACACGTTGAGACGGAAGTAGAGGTCCTCGCGGAAGCGCTGGTTCTTGATCTCCTGCTTGAGGTCGCGGTTGGTGGCGCACAGCACGCGCACGTCCACTTCAATCTCCACCTTGCCCCCCAGGCGCCGCAGCCGCCCTTCCTCCAGCACGCGCAGGAGCTTGGCCTGCAGGTCGATGGGGATCTCGCCCAGCTCGTCGAGGAAGAGCGTGCCACCGTGGGCCAGCTCGAACACGCCGGGCCGGCGCTGATCCGCGCCGGTGAAGGCGCCGCGCTCGTGGCCGAAGATTTCCGATTCGATCAGCGTGGCGGGGATGGAGGCGCAGTTGATGGCGATGAAAGGCTTGTCGCGTCGCAGCGACAGGTTGTGGACCGCGCGGGCCACCACCTCCTTGCCCGTGCCGGACTCGCCGCTGATGGACACGCTCGCCTTGGAGGGCGCCACCTTCTCCACCAGCTCGATGACCTTGCGCATGCCCGCCGACTGGGCAATGAGGTCCGACGAGCCGAGCTGCTTGAGGCGCCGCCGCAGCGTCTGCACCTCGCGCATGGTCTCCTTCTTCTCCAGCGCGCGATCGATGCAGACCTTCAGCCGCGCGGTGTCCAGCGGCTTGACGATGAAGTCATACGCGCCCTCGCGGATGGCCTCGACGGCCGCGTCGATGGTCCCGCGTCCCGTGAGGAACACCACCGGACAGTCGGGCAGCTCTTCCTTGAGGTTGCGCAAGAGCCAGAGGCCATCCGTCTCGGGCATGAAGAGATCCGACAGGACGACGTCCGGCCGGAACTCACCCGCCTTGCGCAAGGCATCGTGGCCGTCGAAGGCCGTCTCGACCTTGTGGCCCCAGGTGCCCAGCATCTCCGCCAGCGCCTCACAGGTGTCGCGTTCGTCATCCACCGCCAGGATTCGTGCGCTGCCCAAGATGAAGACCTCCACAGCGTGAGACGTGATGACGCCAACCCGCGGCCAGTGCCCGGAAGACTCAGGCGCGCGGAAAGAACAGCCGGCACAAGCCGGCCCGCAGCTCCAGCTCCAGGCCCAGCTGGGCCGCGCGCAGTCGCAGCGCGGCTTCCGTATCCGCCGCCACGCTCCCCGCCGCCGCTCCTCCGGTGTCCTCCACCTCCAGCACCGCCCGCGCATCCTCCGAGCGCACACCCATGCGCAGCCCGCTGCCCGGCGCCGAGCGGTGAATGGCGCGGGTCAGCATTTGAATCAGGAAGAAGCCCAGCTCGCTCGTGTCCGCCAGGCGCACGCGAACGTCCGCCTCGATGGACACCTGCACCTGCAAGCGGCGCCGGCGGCTCTCGTGTCCCAGCACGTCGAGCGCGCGCTGCGCGGCCTCGGACAGCGGCGCCTCCCCGGACGGACCGGCGCCTCGGAACACGATGAAGTCCGAGAACATCTTCAACATCCCATCCACGCGCTGGATCTGCTCGCGCATGGCCCGCAGGTTCTTGTCCTGCGACGGAGGCACCTGGCCCGAGTCCCCCTTGAGCTTCTCGGTGAGGACCTCCAGATGGATGGCCAGCGCGTTCAGCGGATTGCGAACGTCGTGCAGCAGGCTGTCCATCAGCGCGGGCACCGCCGCGTAGCGGGCCGCCCCCACCACCGGGTCCGCGGACTCCTGAACGGAGGGCGCACTGCTGGTCGCGACCATCGGTGTAACCAACGGGAACTCCTCGGGTTTTTCCGTCTTCCCTGCACCCACACCCCTGCGGAGCGTGGATTTAGGGAGCGGGATCCGCAACGTCAACCCTGGGGCGGTAATTCTTGCCGGAAACGGCAAATTCCCGTGTTGGAACAGCCACTTGCGTGGGTTCCCGAGTGTCGCTCAGCCAACGCTACCGCGGTCCGAGCGGATCATCCCGCGCCGAACTGTCACCCAGTGGACGCGGTAGCGGCGGACGGGGGTCGGGCGGCCTCGCCCAGGCCCACCAGCTCCAAGCCGATGCGCGCCGCGTGCTCGAAGATGCGGGGGTCCCGGTAGAACTCCGCGTACACGATGCGCGAGCAGCCGCTGTTGGCGATGAGCTTGAAGCACGGCCAGCAGGGGCTCGCCGTCGTGTAGATGGTCGCGCCGTCGATGCCCACGCCGTTCTTCGCGGCCTGGATGATGGCGTTGGCCTCGGCATGGACGGTGGCCACGCAGTGGCCGTTCTCCATCATGTGCCCCACGTCATCGCAGTGAGGCAGCCCGCGGATGGAGCCGTTGTAGCCCGTGGACAGGATGGTCTTGTCCCGCACGATGACCGCGCCCACGTGCTTGCGATCGCACGTGGCGCGAGTGGCCACCTGCCGGGCGATGTCCATGAAGTACTGATCCCACGAGCCGCGTCCGGACATGCCCTGCCCTCCTGAAAGGCCTCGGATGTACCCCGCCGTGCGGGAGTGTCCAGTTCTCCCCGCGCCTCAGCGATGCGCGGTGGGCTGCGAGCCGGAGCCCTCACCTGGAGCGAGCAAGCGACCGAAGCCCTTGGCCTCCAGGAAGCCGCGCACCTTGGCGGTGGGCGCGGCGAACGTCTCGCCCGGCATGGGCACATCGAAGCTGTAGGCCTGCTCGGCGACCTCGAAGCCCACCTGCGCGGTGCGGTAGCCCTCGACGATGGCCAACAGCCGCCCTGTCTCCAGGCTGAAGATGCCGCCGCCCGAGGCGCCATAGCCAATGGGCGCGTCCGTCTTCAGCATGCGAGGGCGCTTCGTCTCCGCGTCCCACTCCACCTGCGACACCATGCCGCCCGAGATGGACAGCGCGCGGCCATAGGGCGAGGCCGCCACCACCACGTCCTCACCGGGCTCCAACTCGTCGTCGTCCGCCAGCGCCACCGCGGGCAGCGCCACACCCGACACGCGCAAGAGCGCGAGGTCCAACGCGGGCACCTCACCCGAGGCCACGACCTCGGCCGGATACTCGGTGGCATCACCGCGACCATCGATGACGATCTTCAGCGCGGGGGCCTTCAGGTCGCTCGTCACCACCGCATGTGCGTTCGTCAGCACGAAGCTGGCCACGCCCTTCTCCGTGCGCTCGGTGCCCACCACGACGCCCGAGGCGGTGCGCCGAGCCTCGCCCCCGTCCGTCGCAATGAGCCGCACGTTGTGGGGAAGGATTCTCCGCACCATCTCCTTGCGCGAGGGCCGGGCACTCACGAGCGTCGAGGGCGGCCCCGCCTCCTCCACGGGCAAGCGCGCGACGCGCGAGGCCGAGGCACACGACACGGAGAACACCAGCACGCTGCCGCCCAGCACGAACCGCTTCATCGAGACTCCGGAAGGGAGAAAGCCGAGGAACCTTCCCTCGACATCCGTGGGACCTCCCATCATCCCGACCGCGTCTGGAATGAACAGCAGGCGGGCACCGGGCCCCCACCCGCCCGCCTGGGGGGCGCGGCTCAGCCGTAGCGCTTGCGCATGAGGAACAGGATGGCGTCCTTGGCGCAGTGCTCGCAGTACCCGTAGCGCTCGCCCATCGTCTTGAGCGTCTCCTGGACCTGAGACTGCTCGCGCCCGGAGAGCTGTCCTCGGTCCTCGGAGAGGTACTTGAGGACGTTCTCCTTGTTCTTGCGCAGCACGCGCTTGCGCTCCTCGAAGTAGTGGTCGCGCAGGCGCTTGAACATGTCCGGGAAGATGCGCGGGTAGTCCATGAGCGCATCCGGATTGTCCAGGCGGTGCGCGCCGATGGACGCGATGAGCCCGCGCCGGAACTCGTGCGGGTCCTCGCCCCGAGGCATCACGATGGCCTCGAGCTCGGCCATGCGCTGCTCGTCCGGTTGCTCCATGGCACCTGTCACCCGGTTGCGCATCTTCTCGTTGCGCACCCAGTGACTCACCTGCTGGATGTAGCGCTCGACCAGCTCGCGGTACTGCCCCTCGGACACGAGCCCCATTGAGTCGCGGACCTCGGCGTCCACGCGGTCCAGGTACTCGGTCTCCACCACGCGCACGAAGGCCTCGTGGTCGTGGTAGCTGTCGACGACCTCCTGGAGGAGGTACTCGTAGACGCTCTTGTCCTTGCAGATGGCGTGCAGCTCCTCGAGCACCGCCAGCGCGTTGAGGCACTTGTAGTCAGGGCTCTGCGCGGCGTTGAAGAGCGCCGTCTTGATCTCTCTCGCGCTCGCGCCCGCGCGCCCCTCGTAGTTGGGATAGGCCTCCGACTCTTCGTAGAGGTCCGCGCGCAGCTTGCGCAGCTCCTTCGTGTTCGCGGAGCTGAGCCGGTCCGGCGCCGCGCCCTCCTGGTAGATGTGCAGCTTCTCCGGGGGCGTCAGGTGGTCGATGAGCTCCTTGACGTCCTGGGGGTAGCGGTCCGGGATGGGCTTCTTGAGGCGCGTGAGCGTGGCCCACATCGCGGCCACCTCGGTGGCGTGCGGGGCCACGTGCTTGCCCACCGTGGTGGAGGTGATCTGCGCGTCGTAGATCTCCTGCTCGACCTTGTAGCGGCGCAGGTACGGCACGCGCACCAGCTCGATGCGGCCCTTGAACGAGGCGAAGTCCGGCAGCTCCTTGAAGGCGCCCAGGTGCTTCTCGTTGGACGAGGCGATGAGCACCTCGTCGAGTTGGAGGACGAACGGCTCCAGCGGCACCTCGCCCGTCTCGCTGAAGCCGAGCAGATACTTGAAGGCCTCCAAGGGTCGCTTGAGCAGGTCGGAGTACTCGATGAGCCCCCGGTTGGCGTGCACGAGCGGGCCATGGGGCTCGAACAGCACGGTGCTGTGCAGGGCCGAGGGGACGTTGAGCTGCGTGCGGTCCGCGGTGATCTGCTGCACCATGGCGTCCACGCTCATCTGCGGCTCCACCGTCACGGTGCCGAGCTGGTAGCGCCGCGAGACATAGAAGCGCTCCACCTGGACGTGGCGCATCACCTTGAGCCAGTCGCCGTTGTAGGAGTTGAGCAGCGCGGTGTAGATGCGCCGGCACTTGGCGCACAGCTCTCCGTCGCGCACGTAGTCGGAGAGGATGAAGTCGCCGTTCTGGCCGTCG harbors:
- a CDS encoding acetyl-CoA carboxylase carboxyltransferase subunit alpha, translated to MATGTGYALDFERPLIELEKKIDELKALSTSGSVDFSSEISKLEKKAKKLQTEIFSDLSRWQVVQLARHSARPFFLDYVQHLFTDYFELSGDRRFGEDSSLIGGFARFDGKPVMVIGHQKGRTTKENMSRNFGMPRPEGYRKALRLMELAERFEKPIFTFVDTMGAYPGIGAEERGQAEAIAVNLEVMSRLKVPIISTVLGEGGSGGALAIGVGNRVLMMQNSIYSVISPEGCASILFRDASKASKAADALKLTAKDLLELKVIDEVIQEPAGGAHRDPPKAAEALGKALRKHLGQLSGMSPDELVRDRYNKFRAFGVFSGR
- a CDS encoding trypsin-like peptidase domain-containing protein codes for the protein MKRFVLGGSVLVFSVSCASASRVARLPVEEAGPPSTLVSARPSRKEMVRRILPHNVRLIATDGGEARRTASGVVVGTERTEKGVASFVLTNAHAVVTSDLKAPALKIVIDGRGDATEYPAEVVASGEVPALDLALLRVSGVALPAVALADDDELEPGEDVVVAASPYGRALSISGGMVSQVEWDAETKRPRMLKTDAPIGYGASGGGIFSLETGRLLAIVEGYRTAQVGFEVAEQAYSFDVPMPGETFAAPTAKVRGFLEAKGFGRLLAPGEGSGSQPTAHR
- a CDS encoding ArsA family ATPase, which gives rise to MSDARVLHFFGGKGGVGKTTLAAAYALRLSEGAPKQKVLVVSMDPVQSLSDLVKKKLPAKPTKLQAGKGEGGLWGMEINPPALLKPFLADYLPALQKAAVKGTHLSDEEMAKLYQQAVPGLEELVAFFQVLELVEAEEFDRIVVDTAPTSHTLRLLDLPGHVRKFLGLVKVGTDRAQTASGGKGKKDKDAAAGGFLEQVGARVEKLLALVKDPARTAFHLVALAEPVPEAQTRMYFTQLRERGLPLTEILVNQVEDHVGCPACQGRRGLQAPHVRKYQALDKLVPVNLLGRREVAPRGLDGLKEFAGVWATGKETKALEFSAAEGPPALVRAPSMPPIAAPPLPPTRLIFFVGQGGVGKSSCAAAAAVTLTEKEGPVLLISTDPAHSLSDVLQSRLTDTETQVKGTKGLYARELDMAGWFNALRKRVKEKAEKAFEGAPKAGNDVPADLLYLRNLLECAPPNIDELAALSCLTDALVQERFKRIVVDSAPVVSVVRVVELADTLKSWLGALHGILHKHRAKGLGELAEDVAAMLKHVKRFEDALASPSESRFVVVTRGEDLAASRTERLVEYLKERKLQVERVLVNRVGPKSTCDKCENRRKLELNAAKAMEKKIGLPVTMAPALGRHPAGLRELKAFRTAWYALSAPAAKIKAA
- a CDS encoding cytidine/deoxycytidylate deaminase family protein, which codes for MSGRGSWDQYFMDIARQVATRATCDRKHVGAVIVRDKTILSTGYNGSIRGLPHCDDVGHMMENGHCVATVHAEANAIIQAAKNGVGIDGATIYTTASPCWPCFKLIANSGCSRIVYAEFYRDPRIFEHAARIGLELVGLGEAARPPSAATASTG
- a CDS encoding serine protein kinase PrkA — translated: MEAKGYLQEVGTQVSADFVKNRSILSFEEYLTLFFSDPRSQARNAAQFLRDVMDHFGTEQVPHPTGTIRRFKVFDAPGSERDVRVAGQEEVQNAIYRVLGNFVRAGRINKLILLHGPNGSAKSTLVNALKDGMEVYSRLPQGALYRIAWVFPSEKLIKGSIGFGERAAAASESDVSSFAHLDAESIELRMPCELKDHPLFAVPPTERRRMLEGALKKKGMGDGQNGDFILSDYVRDGELCAKCRRIYTALLNSYNGDWLKVMRHVQVERFYVSRRYQLGTVTVEPQMSVDAMVQQITADRTQLNVPSALHSTVLFEPHGPLVHANRGLIEYSDLLKRPLEAFKYLLGFSETGEVPLEPFVLQLDEVLIASSNEKHLGAFKELPDFASFKGRIELVRVPYLRRYKVEQEIYDAQITSTTVGKHVAPHATEVAAMWATLTRLKKPIPDRYPQDVKELIDHLTPPEKLHIYQEGAAPDRLSSANTKELRKLRADLYEESEAYPNYEGRAGASAREIKTALFNAAQSPDYKCLNALAVLEELHAICKDKSVYEYLLQEVVDSYHDHEAFVRVVETEYLDRVDAEVRDSMGLVSEGQYRELVERYIQQVSHWVRNEKMRNRVTGAMEQPDEQRMAELEAIVMPRGEDPHEFRRGLIASIGAHRLDNPDALMDYPRIFPDMFKRLRDHYFEERKRVLRKNKENVLKYLSEDRGQLSGREQSQVQETLKTMGERYGYCEHCAKDAILFLMRKRYG
- a CDS encoding HAMP domain-containing histidine kinase; this encodes MVATSSAPSVQESADPVVGAARYAAVPALMDSLLHDVRNPLNALAIHLEVLTEKLKGDSGQVPPSQDKNLRAMREQIQRVDGMLKMFSDFIVFRGAGPSGEAPLSEAAQRALDVLGHESRRRRLQVQVSIEADVRVRLADTSELGFFLIQMLTRAIHRSAPGSGLRMGVRSEDARAVLEVEDTGGAAAGSVAADTEAALRLRAAQLGLELELRAGLCRLFFPRA
- a CDS encoding sigma-54-dependent Fis family transcriptional regulator gives rise to the protein MGSARILAVDDERDTCEALAEMLGTWGHKVETAFDGHDALRKAGEFRPDVVLSDLFMPETDGLWLLRNLKEELPDCPVVFLTGRGTIDAAVEAIREGAYDFIVKPLDTARLKVCIDRALEKKETMREVQTLRRRLKQLGSSDLIAQSAGMRKVIELVEKVAPSKASVSISGESGTGKEVVARAVHNLSLRRDKPFIAINCASIPATLIESEIFGHERGAFTGADQRRPGVFELAHGGTLFLDELGEIPIDLQAKLLRVLEEGRLRRLGGKVEIEVDVRVLCATNRDLKQEIKNQRFREDLYFRLNVFQIHLPPLRDRRDDVPILVQHFVDKFRGDSAKRVTGMHPEAMEVLKNYDWPGNIRELRNAVERAVILCDGELITREHLPPDMAGKSPERHTFRLPYGLSLDAVEREYILGSLQRNGNNKARTAEVLGVSEKTLYNKLNRYAAEARAQSTPGGGGGGLGGQGGDGPIGASSLLAR